Sequence from the Nitrospirota bacterium genome:
GGAGTGATGGGTGACGTGAAGCCCCGAAGGCGTGAATGGTGAAGAGTCATGAGTGATGTGAAACCCCAGGATGGACGGCCTCACAAGAGGTTGGATGTTTGGCGGAAGAGCATCGAGATGACAAGGGTGATCTACGAAGTGACAGGGAAATCGTTGACCCTTTGTTGGACGATATCAGCAGGATGCTCTCCGGTCTGATTCGCCACGTTGAGATGCGGAACGGGCGGGGAGGGGGCGGAGGAACATGAGGGCTGTCCGACTTTTCATTCTCATCACCCTTCACTCATCACTCTTCATGAGTTTGCCCGCCTGTGCGGGTAAGACGAAGGGCAAGAGCACCCTCGCCGTCTACCAGGAAGCCCTCGGCGAAGGCACCCGCGAGGGGATCGAGGTGCTCAAGCAGGATTTCAAGCGTGAGCAGCCGCTCGGTTACGAGGAACCGGTCGTCCCCGTGATGTCGCCGCCCGAAACCATGCTGGTTTGGTTCGCCAACCAGAAAATCGGAGATGAGGTCTTTGTGCATGGCCATTGGGTCCAGATCGTCATCCGGCCGTGGGAATGGAACCCGGACATCTTGAACAGCCCTGCTCCCTCGCCCCGTACCGGGGGACAGGGGACACCCTTCCCGCTCCACCCGGAATCCAAGCCGAAGAACGAATAAGACGTGAGGTGGGAGGTGGGAGGAGTGGAATCGTGAACCGTGAACCCGTGACCCCGACGCGACGATTCGAGCGGCCACATCATAAGCTCGATATTTGGAACAAGGCCATGGGTCTTGCCGAACAGGTCTACCAGCTTACGCGCAGTTTCCCAGCCGATGAAAAGTACGGGCTTGTCCTACAAATGCGGCGAGCGGCTGTCAGCATCGTCAGCAACCTTGCCGAAGGGGCGGCAAGACGGACCAACAAGGAGCTGGAGCAATTCCTCCATATCGCGCAGGGATCCCTGAGCGAACTTGAGGCCCAATTCGAGTTGGCCGAACGCCTCGGCCTCGTTAATCAATGGGCACGCGACTTGGTCAACGATGTCGCGCGAATGCTGTCTGGGCTTGTCCGGTATGCTAGGAATAGGCGGGCCGATGGCGTAACAAGAGAAGCCGTGAGGTATCCAGGGTGACGGGTTTTCCTGGACTTTCCGCTCGGGCTCACGATTCCCGGTTTTCGATTCTCGTGATGCGGGCCTTGTCCCACCGCCTCTCGCCTCCCGTTTCTCACCTCACAAACAAGTAATGTAACCGAAAGGGGGAGCCATGCTTCAGATGTGGGACATTCTGCCGGGATCTGCCTCCCGGCTCCTGCTACTCACGATTTGCACCTTGCCACTCACCACCCATTCGTGCGGCGGGAGCCGGCGCGAAAGCTACTCCATGGATGACGAGGCGAAGAAGACGGCTTT
This genomic interval carries:
- a CDS encoding four helix bundle protein, translating into MEPGHLEQPCSLAPYRGTGDTLPAPPGIQAEERIRREVGGGRSGIVNREPVTPTRRFERPHHKLDIWNKAMGLAEQVYQLTRSFPADEKYGLVLQMRRAAVSIVSNLAEGAARRTNKELEQFLHIAQGSLSELEAQFELAERLGLVNQWARDLVNDVARMLSGLVRYARNRRADGVTREAVRYPG